One window of the Puntigrus tetrazona isolate hp1 chromosome 13, ASM1883169v1, whole genome shotgun sequence genome contains the following:
- the ipmka gene encoding inositol polyphosphate multikinase, whose protein sequence is MSADGHIMELSSRRLEKLENENNKNGSVKQVDGCVPFSHQVAGHKCGINNTGVLQHPDGTILKQLQAPPRGPREMNFYTQVFDKDCTNKRLLDLQQHLPKFYGTWMPRESPHDLYLKLEDVTRRFLRPCVMDVKIGRRSYDPFASKEKREEQISKYPLMEEIGFLLLGMRVYQIDSDSYITHDQLYGRSLGKDTLKNGLSRFFHNGQELRRHAVSLIISKIRSILRWFESQTQLHFYASSLLLVYEGSGHTIKKSKHMPADLETEHQQGEPQSKASRFQSSLTHSHPYCHDVRHERNANGKHGGSAEEQDEEIEKVDKKKFGQEETVEVKMIDFAHVFPSNSPDESYMYGLRNLLSALEQILKD, encoded by the exons ATGTCTGCAGATGGTCATATCATGGAGTTATCGTCTCGAAGGCTGGAAAAactggaaaatgaaaataataagaatggGTCAGTAAAGCAGGTGGACGGATGCGTGCCCTTCTCTCATCAGGTGGCTGGACATAAATGCGGAATCAATAACACTG GTGTTCTGCAGCATCCTGATGGAACGATCCTCAAACAGCTACAAGCTCCTCCGAGAGGCCCACGAGAGATGAACTTCTACACACAG GTGTTTGATAAGGACTGCACAAATAAaaggctgctggatctgcaacaACATCTTCCCAAGTTCTATGGCACATGGATGCCACGAGAGTCGCCACATG ACCTGTATCTGAAGCTGGAGGATGTGACGAGGAGGTTCTTACGGCCCTGCGTCATGGATGTAAAGATTGGGAGGAGAAGTTACGACCCGTTTGCGTCGAAAGAAAAACGTGAAGAGCAGATTAGCAAATATCCCCTTATGGAAGAGATCGGGTTCCTGTTATTAGGCATGAGG GTGTACCAGATCGACTCAGACAGTTACATCACTCATGACCAGCTGTATGGACGCAGTCTTGGaaaggacactttaaaaaatg GCCTGAGCAGATTCTTCCACAATGGTCAGGAATTACGGAGGCATGCAGTTTCTCTGATCATCTCCAAAATCCGAAGCATTCTCCGCTGGTTTGAGAGCCAGACTCAGCTGCATTTCTACGCCAGCTCTCTGCTGCTGGTGTATGAAGGCTCCGGTCACACAATCAAGAAATCCAAACACATGCCAGCTGATCTAGAAACAGAACATCAGCAGGGGGAGCCACAGAGCAAGGCTTCACGCTTTCAGAGCAGTTTAACACACAGTCATCCGTACTGCCACGACGTTCGGCACGAGAGGAACGCCAACGGAAAACACGGAGGAAGTGCGGAAGAGCAAGATGAGGAAATTGAAAAGGTGGATAAGAAGAAGTTTGGACAGGAGGAGACAGTGGAGGTGAAGATGATCGATTTCGCTCATGTATTTCCCAGCAACAGTCCGGACGAGAGCTACATGTACGGACTCAGGAACCTTCTCTCAGCTTTAGAACAAATACTGAAGGACTGA
- the LOC122356736 gene encoding N-acylneuraminate-9-phosphatase, whose amino-acid sequence MWNMMETQGVSSIIFDLDNTLVDTAGAGRIAIQKVCELLKSTHVQESHIKDICDHFLQKLLHESFDPSEGKTIDDLRIRHWYEALRETQGTDPDPALASSCYYTWKNTRLQVLSLSPEVRSLLEELRKNYKLLLLTNGDTQTQWEKIEAVRCEGLFSLMVVGGDHPEQKPACSIFTRCFESAGVRPQDCIMVGDSLSTDIQGGINAGVRATVWINSHCKSLPQGSVTPDYTVPSVLNLRDVLLELS is encoded by the exons ATGTGGAATATGATGGAAACTCAAGGGGTTTCGTCGATTATATTTGATTTGGATAACACGCTGGTCGACACAGCCGGCGCAGGGCGAATTGCCATTCAGAag GTGTGTGAGCTACTGAAGTCGACGCATGTGCAAGAAAGCCACATCAAAGACATCTGCGATCACTTTTTACAAAAGCTTCTCCACGAATCGTTCGACCCATCAGAAGGAAAAACAATAGATGATTTGAGGATCCGTCACTGGTATGAAGCCCTGCGGGAGACGCAGGGCACCGATCCTGATCCGGCTCTGGCCAGCAGCTGCTACTACACGTGGAAGAACACACGTTTACAGGTGCTGAGTCTTTCTCCTGAGGTTCGATCTCTCCTGGAGGAACTGCGGAAGAACTACAAACTGCTTCTGCTTACCAACGGCGATACTCAGACGCAGTGGGAGAAGATCGAAGCGGTGAGATGTGAAGGACTCTTTAGTTTGATGGTAGTCGGAGGAGATCATCCTGAGCAGAAACCGGCTTGCTCCATCTTCACTCGCTGCTTCGAGTCTGCAGGAGTTCGGCCGCAGGACTGCATCATGGTGGGAGATTCTCTCAGCACAGACATCCAAGGAGGCATTAATGCAGGTGTGCGGGCCACCGTGTGGATAAACAGTCACTGTAAATCTCTCCCGCAGGGCTCTGTGACTCCAGACTACACTGTTCCCAGTGTACTGAATCTGAGGGATGTTCTACTTGAACTGAGTTGA
- the cisd1 gene encoding CDGSH iron-sulfur domain-containing protein 1 produces the protein MSATNSFHKAEIITAVSVTVGAAAVGILIYKTFFSKSKCVKPKVNLDLQKDNPKVVHAFDIEDLGDKAVYCRCWRSKKFPYCDGAHAKHNQETGDNVGPLIIKRKEA, from the exons ATGAGCGCAACCAACTCCTTCCACAAAG CTGAGATCATCACTGCGGTGTCTGTGACAGTCGGGGCCGCGGCCGTGGGAATCCTCatctacaaaacatttttcagcaAAAGCAAATGCGTGAAGCCAAAGGTCAACCTTGATCTGCAGAAAGACAACCCCAAAGTGGTACATGCGTTTGACATCGAGGACCTGGGCGACAAAGCCGTGTACTGTAGGTGCTGGAGATCCAAAAAG TTTCCATACTGTGATGGCGCACATGCTAAACACAATCAGGAAACGGGAGACAATGTTGGTCCCCTGATCATTAAACGCAAGGAGGCATGA
- the polr1b gene encoding DNA-directed RNA polymerase I subunit RPA2 — MDLNKWCNLKSEPSLKHLTETGFGVPKEKQHLPMQELVKAHIESFDQAITDGLCRIVEAIPPLEFMFFGDRISLSFVEAIIHRPAVSKGGISRDLRVFPAECRGRRCTYRGRLVADVNWSLNGVPRGIIKQSLGNVPIMVKSKLCNLDGLSPKELIEHHEEAEEMGGYFIVNGIEKVIRLLIMPRRNYPIALTRPKFKSRGPGYTQYAISMRCVREEHTAINMNLHYLDNGTVVVNFIYNKQLFFLPLGFALKALVDFSDYQIYQELIKGYEENSFYKSCVSEMLRMVMDQGCITKSKVLNYLGERFRVKLSLPEWYTHEQCAHFLLNECLCIHLKSDVEKFYMLSLMTRKLFRFAKQECMEENPDSLMFQEVLTPGQLYLMFLKEKMAGWLVSVKLSMEKKIKRLQKMGSLNTDAMTKFFNMGTDITRAFEYLLATGNLQSKTGLGMLQANGLCVVADKLNFIRYLSHFRCVHRGAAFAKMRTTSVRKLLPESWGFLCPVHTPDGEPCGLMNHLTAHCEIVAPVHPTTTLPALLCSLGVTAADGSPSQPFSDCYPVILDGAMIGWVEKEVAPSVTESLRRFKVLGERKIPAWSEVVLVPQTGKASLYPGLYLFTTPCRMVRPVRNLSLGKQELIGTFEQVYLNVGIFEEELEQGVTTHQELFPHSMLSVVAEFIPFSDHNQSPRNMYQCQMSKQTMGFPLHSYQERTDNKLYRLQTPQSPLVRPAMYDHYDIDNYPIGTNAIVAVISYTGYDMEDAMIVNKSSWERGFAHGMVYKTELIDLSDKFKGDDSIVFGVKPGDPKVMDKLDADGLPFIGSMLKYGDPYYSYINLNTGQSYVVFFKYQESCVVDNIKVCSNDTGTGRFKRICITTRIPRNPTIGDKFASRHGQKGILSRLWPAEDMPFTESGMCPDILFNPHGFPSRMTIGMLIESMAGKSAALHGLCHDATPFKFSEESSALEHFGEMLKAAGYNYYGTERLYSGISGLELEADIFIGVVYYQRLRHMVSDKFQVRTTGARDKVTNQPLGGRNVQGGIRFGEMERDALLAHGTSFLLHDRLFNCSDRSAAQVCMGCGSLLSPLLEKPPPYWSNTRHRKTICLLCNKSDSIETVSVPYVFKYFVAELAAMNVKIKLDVK, encoded by the exons ATGGATCTTAACAAGTGGTGCAATTTAAAGTCCGAACCGAGTTTAAAGCATTTGACAGAGACGGGGTTCGGTGTCCCGAAGGAAAAGCAGCACCTGCCCATGCAGGAGCTGGTGAAGGCGCACATTGAATCGTTTGATCAGGCAATTACTGATGGGTTATGTCGGATTGTGGAG GCCATTCCTCCTTTAGAGTTCATGTTCTTCGGAGACAGGATCAGTCTGTCGTTTGTGGAGGCCATCATTCACAGGCCAGCGGTTTCTAAAGGAGGTATCAGCAGAGACCTGCGGGTCTTCCCCGCTGAATGCAGAGGCAGGCGCTGCACGTACAGAGGGAGGCTAGTG GCAGACGTGAATTGGTCTCTTAATGGCGTTCCCAGAGGAATCATCAAACAGTCTCTGGGAAATGTGCCGATCATGGTCAAATCGAAACTCTGCAATCTTGATGGTCTCTCGCCCAAAGAACTCATCGAGCATCACGAAGAAGCCGAG GAAATGGGCGGCTATTTCATCGTTAACGGCATAGAGAAGGTGATTCGTCTTTTGATCATGCCGAGGAGGAACTATCCCATTGCTCTGACAAGACCAAAGTTTAAGAGCAGGGGACCGGGCTACACTCAGTACG CTATTTCAATGCGCTGTGTAAGAGAAGAACACACGGCTATTAATATGAATCTTCACTACCTGGACAATGGAACGGTGGTGGTCAATTTCATTTACAACAAACAGCTGTTCTTTCTTCCCTTGGGCTTTGCACTGAAG GCTTTAGTGGATTTCTCAGATTACCAGATCTACCAGGAGCTGATTAAAGGTTATGAGGAGAACTCTTTCTACAAAAGCTGTGTCTCAGAAATGCTGCGTATGGTCATGGACCAGGGCTGCATAACTAAATCCAAGGTGCTTAATTACCTGGGCGAGCGTTTCCGGGTCAAACTCAGCCTCCCAGAATGGTACACCCACGAGCAGTGCGCTCACTTCTTGTTGAA TGAATGCCTGTGTATTCACCTGAAGTCAGATGTGGAGAAGTTCTACATGTTGTCTCTGATGACGCGGAAGCTCTTCAGATTTGCCAAGCAGGAGTGTATGGAAGAAAACCCTGACAGTCTGATGTTCCAAGAGGTTCTGACTCCAGGCCAGCTCTACCTCATGTTCCTAAAA GAGAAAATGGCAGGTTGGTTGGTTTCGGTCAAACTGTCCATGGAGAAGAAGATTAAGAGACTCCAGAAAATGGGATCACTGAATACAGATGCTATGACTAAATTCTTCAACATGGGTACAGATATCACCAGAGCTTTTGAGTATCTGTTAGCCACTGGAAACCTCCAGTCCAAGACGG GTCTGGGAATGCTGCAGGCCAACGGGCTGTGTGTCGTGGCAGATAAGCTGAACTTCATCCGTTACCTGTCTCATTTCCGCTGCGTGCACAGAGGAGCCGCCTTCGCTAAGATGAGGACCACGTCTGTGAGGAAGCTGCTGCCGGAGTCCTGGGGCTTCTTATGTCCGGTTCACACTCCTGACGGAGAACCGTGCGGCCTCATGAACCACCTGACAGCCCACTGCGAGATTGTGGCCCCGGTGCATCCTACAACAACCCTGCCTGCCTTGCTCTGCTCTCTGG GTGTAACTGCAGCAGATGGGAGCCCCAGCCAGCCGTTTTCAGACTGTTATCCCGTCATACTGGACGGAGCCATGATTGGCTGGGTGGAAAAAGAAGTAGCACCGTCTGTCACTGAATCTCTTCGTAGATTTAAG GTGCTGGGAGAGAGAAAAATTCCTGCCTGGTCTGAGGTGGTTCTGGTTCCTCAGACAGGTAAAGCCAGCTTGTACCCAGGCCTCTATCTGTTCACCACACCGTGTCGCATGGTACGGCCCGTCCGGAACCTCAGCCTGGGAAAACAGGAGCTTATTGGCACCTTTGAACAG GTGTATCTAAACGTGGGCATCTTCGAGGAAGAGCTGGAGCAGGGAGTGACAACGCATCAAGAGCTGTTTCCTCACAGCATGCTGAGTGTGGTGGCAGAATTCATCCCCTTCTCCGATCACAATCAGAGCCCCAGGAACATGTACCAGTGCCAGATGA GTAAACAGACAATGGGCTTCCCGCTGCATTCGTACCAAGAACGAACAGACAATAAACTGTACCGTCTGCAGACCCCTCAGAGTCCTCTGGTCAGACCCGCGATGTACGATCACTACGATATTGATAACTACCCTATTGGCACCAACGCGATAGTGGCTGTCATTTCTTACACCGGCTACGATATGGAAGACGCTATG ATCGTCAACAAGTCTTCATGGGAGCGTGGCTTCGCTCACGGTATGGTTTATAAGACTGAGCTCATAGACCTGTCCGATAAGTTCAAAGGTGACGACAGCATTGTGTTTGGGGTGAAGCCAGGTGACCCCAAAGTAATGGACAAACTGGATGCTGACGGATTGCCGTTTATCGGCTCCATGCTGAAGTATGGAGACCCTTACTACAGCTACATCAATCTCAATACCGGCCAGAGTTATGTGGTCTTCTTCAA GTACCAGGAGAGCTGTGTGGTGGACAACATCAAGGTGTGCAGCAATGACACCGGCACTGGCCGCTTCAAGCGCATTTGCATCACAACCCGCATTCCCAGAAACCCCACCATCGGAGACAAGTTCGCCAGCAGACACGGTCAGAAGGGAATTCTGAGCCGCCTATGGCCCGCGGAGGACATGCCTTTCACGGAGAGCGGCATGTGCCCAGATATCCTCTTCAACCCGCACGGCTTCCCCTCCAGAATGACCATCGGGATGCTCATCGAGAGCATGGCTGGAAAATCCGCAGCCCTCCACGGCTTGTGTCACGACGCCACGCCGTTCAAGTTCTCCGAGGAGAGCTCTGCGCTCGAGCACTTCGGCGAGATGCTGAAAGCCGCAGGATACAACTACTACGGCACGGAGCGCCTCTACTCCGGCATTAGCGGCCTGGAGCTCGAGGCGGACATCTTCATCGGGGTGGTTTACTACCAGCGCTTGCGTCACATGGTCTCTGACAAGTTCCAGGTCAGAACTACAGGAGCGAGAGATAAAGTGACCAATCAGCCGCTGGGAGGGAGGAACGTTCAGGGAGGAATCCGCTTCGGAGAGATGGAGCGGGACGCTCTGCTTGCTCACGGGACGTCGTTCCTGCTCCACGACCGTCTCTTTAATTGCTCGGACCGTTCTGCGGCGCAGGTTTGCATGGGCTGCGGCAGCCTGCTGTCGCCGCTTCTGGAGAAGCCGCCTCCTTATTGGTCAAATACACGTCATCGGAAAACCATTTGCTTGCTGTGCAACAAGAGCGACTCTATCGAGACTGTGTCCGTTCCTTATGTGTTTAAATACTTTGTCGCAGAGCTTGCGGCAATGAacgttaaaattaaattagatgtCAAGTGA